The Gadus macrocephalus chromosome 21, ASM3116895v1 genome has a segment encoding these proteins:
- the bub1ba gene encoding mitotic checkpoint serine/threonine-protein kinase BUB1 beta, with the protein MTTQKTIARLFNFLLFPIKVDEAENLPVAEPFHIFTDPSSGSSSSSSAMPFRDGRPSPNPLKDDVFLRPGEQLPALKMTLRSSGSGARLLSLTETVVGTVQNKTLCSSPDNTQDFAGSAHLVSTPYVRRAPPSEADHQGVLRRRQAAAPLPPQPEESPTIKLSPIKEASLEYHTTLSNAGGASTLGGSSTDDPLTPQTGEGPLPGDPCSGETRRRLLDRAEVSSFPGYHTVEAPLPPVDKDAHLSLGGAEVSLYTKVQEAEGFSLFGGFSQGSRVLLKVERSLLPWDFYVLSQLRRRLSPEDSAALPSARCFLFQDACVTLYTVPSCQKLSARLRLLPPGWVSTEVTGLLLMMRTFHSSSLLLGALHTDSLLITHGDSLVSVDLLSSLDLELQTDLTSAAQVPAALDYIQLGLLKPTDSPYQVDLVCLAEAVHLLLTKRKMTVVKEKDGWMVEKLGRNASRLGRMSAWRKAFHLLLNSSGHSSVSVLSQLIDLVATAPYYSYRDDPGVTMTI; encoded by the exons ATGACGACGCAGAAAACTATTGCCAGGTTGTTTAACTTCTTATTATTCCCCATCAAGGTGGATGAGGCCGAGAACCTTCCAGTGGCCGAGCCATTCCACATCTTCACGGACCCctcgtctggctcctcctcttcttcctccgcaATGCCTTTTAG GGACGGCAGACCCAGCCCCAACCCACTGAAGGACGACGTTTTCTTGCGTCCGGGAGAGCAGTTGCCCGCTTTAAAGATGACCCTGcggtcttcg GGCTCTGGAGCGAGGCTTCTGTCCCTGACGGAGACGGTGGTGGGCACGGTCCAGAACAAGACGCTGTGCTCCAGCCCCGACAACACGCAGGACTTTGCCGGCTCGGCGCACCTGGTGTCCACGCCCTACGTCAGGAGAGCGCCGCCCTCTGAAGCTG ACCACCAGGGGGTGCTGCGCCGGAGGCAGGCTGCTGCGCCCCTTCCCCCCCAGCCCGAGGAGTCCCCCACCATAAAGCTGAGTCCCATCAAGGAGGCCAGCCTGGAGTACCACACCACGCTGTCCAACGCGGGGGGAGCCTCCACCCTGGGTGGCTCGTCCACCGACGACCCCCTTACCCCGCAGACTG GTGAGGGGCCCCTGCCCGGGGACCCCTGCAGcggggagacgaggcggcgtcTCCTGGACCGGGCGGAGGTCAGCTCCTTCCCGGGCTACCACACGGTGGaggcccccctgccccccgtgGACAAGGACGCCCACCTCTCCCTCG GCGGCGCGGAGGTCTCCCTCTACACCAAGGTCCAGGAGGCGGAGGGGTTCTCCCTGTTCGGGGGCTTCAGCCAAGGGAGCCGCGTGCTGCTGAAG GTGGAGAGGAGCCTGTTGCCGTGGGACTTCTACGTGCTGTCCCAGCTGCGCAGGAGGCTGTCCCCGGAGGATTCGGCCGCCCTGCCGAGCGCACGCTGCTTCCTGTTCCAGGACGCATGCGTCACCCTCTATACAGTCCCCAGTTGCCAGAAGCTGTCC GCGCGGCTGAGGCTGTTACCGCCGGGCTGGGTGTCCACTGAGGTGACTGGTTTGCTCCTGATGATGCGAAccttccactcctcctctctcctcctgggaGCGCTGCACACGGACTCTCTGCTCATCACCCACGG CGACTCCCTGGTGTCTGTGGACCTGCTCTCCTCCCTGGACCTGGAGCTCCAGACGGACCTGACCTCCGCCGCCCAGGTCCCCGCCGCCCTCGACTACATCCAGCTGGGGCTCCTGAAGCCCACCGACTCCCcgtaccag GTGGACCTGGTGTGTCTGGCCGAGGCGGTTCATCTCCTGCTGACCAAGAGGAAGATGACGGTGGTGAAGGAGAAGGACGGCTGGATGGTGGAGAAGCTGGGACGCAACGCCAGCAG GTTGGGCAGGATGTCGGCGTGGAGGAAGGCGTTCCATCTGCTGCTGAACTCGTCCGGACACTCCTCCGTCTCTGTGCTGTCCCAGCTGATTGACCTGGTCGCCACCGCTCCTTATTATAGTTACCGTGACGATCCGGGGGTTACTATGACGATCTGA
- the LOC132449647 gene encoding kunitz-type protease inhibitor 1-like: MWLRIGLMSAVLIQTLHMINAQDCPSKFLNGKKDFVVDLQASVERGAELIASSQVTKAEDCMETCCLLPQCNVVLVDERNSGRSTCSLFNCLYKKGYACRFVGKKGFSSFVLDSVYQQHLDAPEAEGQSAGPVAVAGRNVVVRPGEEVTLRGVESRAPEDATITSYRWSIKKGNPSVEMTPTGDQLRVSNLVAGTYVFTLHVTDSKGQSDDATVNIQVLNQEESDMYCLVAKEVGLCRASFPRWHYNAATARCEEFVYGGCKGNNNNFLSEQECGKACTNVKAPTGRSVTLPGKEDCTAPCGDEEFECASSCCIDRSQECDGQAQCTDGSDESRCAQLNETFSSLLKVSFADHLAFCTEPPKVGPCYDNQSAWYYNPIQQQCHPFIYSGCQGNDNHFESKDECEKSCHGVTRSALFAPGRFEELEGSDSGSIAIAIVLAVSILALLAVLAFFFLKGHKKGAHQPVATAPPLSGEGGEDDTVVYRSTTKPV; this comes from the exons ATGTGGCTCCGCATTGGACTGATGTCGGCGGTGTTGATCCAAACCCTGCACATGATCAACGCACAAGACTGTCCATCCAAGTTCCTAAACGGCAAGAAAGACTTTGTTGTCGACCTTCAAGCTTCTGTGGAAAGGGGCGCTGAGCTCATCGCTTCTTCGCAGGTTACCAAAGCCGAGGACTGTATGGAAACTTGTTGCCTGCTTCCCCAGTGTAATGTAGTGCTGGTGGATGAGAGGAACTCGGGCCGCAGCACCTGCTCCCTCTTCAACTGCCTCTACAAGAAGGGCTATGCCTGCAGGTTCGTCGGAAAGAAAGGCTTCAGTAGTTTTGTTCTCGACTCCGTCTACCAGCAGCACCTGGATGCGCCCGAGGCCGAAG GGCAGAGTGCGGGCCCCGTGGCAGTGGCGGGCCGCAACGTAGTGGTCCGGCCGGGGGAAGAGGTCACACTGAGGGGCGTGGAGAGCCGGGCCCCGGAGGACGCCACCATCACCAGCTACAGGTGGAGCATCAAGAAGGGGAACCCCTCCGTGGAGATGACg CCCACTGGTGACCAGCTGCGGGTGTCCAACCTGGTCGCCGGGACCTACGTCTTCACGCTGCATGTCACCGACTCCAAAGGCCAATCAGACGACGCCACGGTCAACATCCAGGTCCTGAACCAGGAAGAGTCTGACA TGTACTGCCTGGTGGCGAAGGAGGTGGGACTGTGTCGCGCAAGTTTCCCTCGCTGGCACTACAACGCCGCCACGGCCCGCTGTGAGGAGTTTGTCTATGGGGGATGCAAAGGAAACAATAACAACTTCCTGTCTGAGCAGGAGTGTGGTAAAGCCTGCACCAACGTCAAAG CACCCACTGGAAGATCTGTTACTCTGCCAGGCAAGG AGGACTGCACCGCCCCGTGTGGGGACGAAGAGTTTGAGTGTGCGAGTAGCTGCTGCATTGACCGATCGCAGGAGTGTGACGGCCAGGCGCAGTGCACAGACGGATCGGACGAGTCCCGCTGCGCCCAGC TCAATGAGACGTTCTCCAGTCTTCTGAAAGTGAGTTTTGCCGACCACCTGG CATTCTGCACCGAGCCGCCCAAAGTAGGTCCTTGCTATGACAACCAGTCGGCCTGGTACTACAACCCCATCCAGCAGCAGTGTCACCCCTTCATCTACAGCGGTTGCCAAGGCAACGACAACCACTTTGAGTCGAAGGACGAATGCGAGAAAAGCTGCCATGGAGTGACAA GGTCGGCCCTCTTCGCCCCGGGAAGGTTTGAGGAGCTGGAGGGGAGTGATTCAG GCTCCATCGCCATAGCCATTGTGCTGGCGGTGTCCATTTTGGCGCTGCTGGCGGTGCTGGCCTTCTTCTTCCTGAAAGGACATAAGAAGGGCGCCCACCAGCCAGTCGCCACAGCGCCTCCACTGTCCGGCGAAGGTGGCGAAGATGACACTGTGGTGTACCGCAGTACCACCAAACCTGTTTGA